CCTATTAAGCAGGAACAGGAGATAGAACTGTGGGCAGCTCCGGCAAGTGAAAAAGACGAAGAGGCTGATACCAAAGACTCCATATTCAACATAATCTACGTGCAGAGAATTGATGAAGATGAGAGGCATTCTCCACATCAGAGCCAgatagttgaaaataaagaggGATATGCTTTGCCTGGAAGCTCATCTCACCCTGTTAAAGAGGGCTTTGGGGCATTAAAGCCTGCCAGAAACTGCCAGATGGGTGAAATAAGTGATGTTAAAAGGACAAACAAGGGAGGTCTTCACTCAGGTATTCACAGTAGCAAAACGCAGACGGCTGGAGGGAAAGTAAACTGTCTGTACACCTGCGACATTTGTGACAAGAGCTTCAGGATTAAATCCATTCTGACTCGCCACATGAAGACGCACACCGGAGACAGACCTCACAGGTGCAGTGTTTGCGGTAAAAGCTTCATTCAGCGCTCTTATCTGCAGACGCACATGAGCTCTCACTCTGGACAGAAACCATACACGTGCAGCTTTTGTGGCAGAGGCTTCACACAGGTCGGGAACATGAACGCTCACATGCGGATCCACACTGGAGAGAAACCCCACAGCTGCGCAGACTGCGGCAAAAGCTTTAGAGAGAAAGCCGACCTCGTGAAGCACACGGTCATTCACACTGGTGAGAAACCTTACAGTTGCACTGCGTGCGACATGAAATTCAGCGCTCAGTCTAATCTCACGCGCCACACCAAGACCCACTCAGGCGAGAGGCCATTTAGCTGCACAGTTTGCGGGAATAGATTCATCCGGCGTTCCCATTTAATCGTTCACACGAAGACCCACACAGGAGAGAGGATGCATCCTCGTCAGAGTGGGTCAGAACGCACATTGGATGAACGCTAAATAAAACCAAACCCGTGCTGGCCCGTTTCTTAGCTGTTCCTGTTAGAGAGTGATCAGGAAGTTGGACTTTATTGAACTTTTCTTTGTGTGTTGGTGCTTTGTGTtgttaaaaaaagacaataaaaaaaaaatcacaaaaataaacagacatattttttttatctcttcccAAATGATCAGTTGTTCTCAAATTTGACATTTATAGCCTTTCTATTGGTCCTGGAAGATGTTTTTAGTACTTTAGATGTTTTTAGTGGAGagcaaaatgaagaaaaatgttactttttaacaaaaatgttCAACCATTGAATAACTGAAGACTGAAGACATAAATCTTCAAGACTCTCTTTGGAATATATTCCGTCGGGAATATCTAGTATAGAATAACAGTATATCAGTACTGCAGCTTCTATCCAACATTCCTCAGTTGAAGGTGAGTTTGTACCACGGGAGACGCTGGGGGCAACATGGCAGAATCATTGACTTATCTAACGATATAATATGTATCATATATCAGACTATACGCACAGTTTGATCCGCGGCATCcacaataaaacatctatcctgtcaaactgtgtttgaaatgtttgaACTGACAGAAATTAAATCAATTCCTGTGTCCTGGAACATTCCAACATTAACGCTTGGTTTTCTACATCTCACAATGTTTTGTCCTAAGATGTCTTTGTCTTGGGTCTTTTTTTAACCTACTTTAGCTGCTCTCTTGAGTTCAACATCTGGACAGTAAGTTCCATGAATGTCCAGCTCAGGGtgaaactttgtttttgcttttgacATTTTCATCTTCCTCTTTAGTGGAGAAGGTGAAAGATGGACATTTAAATTCCTCTACAAAATAAAGTGAATCTTTTAATTAATCATTTAATCGTTTAATAGCAGGAACCCTATTTTCCATTGAAGCAGCCATCGTACCAATAAAACTTCCTTCTAATTCTCTTCTGTCTAAAGTTATACCCAGGAGCTTGGTGTGGTTGGACCTGAGAACTTGGATTCTTACTAAgaaacttacttaattaaacGTACTTAATTCAGCTGCTCTCACTATTATTAACAAATTTAAGAATGGTATTAATTATCCACTTTTAAAAATTTGATTCTCTGGAAGGGTTTTCTTGAGGAACTTTTCTTAACAGTAAATAAGTAGCtgaacttccttttttttttctacagtagTTTGCATTTAAAACACGAGGCAAAGGTATTAAAGTGTGTGAAGCTGACTGAACAcaaacaattaaataaaaatccTTATCAAACACTTTGCATGTTTCGAGCTGATAATCAATAATATGCGCAGTTCTTAAGCCATATAAGGTATGGGATCGAGAAAGCTGCACCTACATCCAATCAGTTTACACATATGAACTTTTATTGGGTCTAGTTAAAGTCTTGAGGTTCAGATTAAAGTCCAATAATAATCTAGTGAACAGCAAAAGACCAGCTATGCAAGAGACAAGAAACCTCCTCTTTAAGTACACAGGAACACACCTGAAGGAATAAGGTAATCAAATATATtctaaaactaaattaaattgaaataccttctttttctctgttaatTTATCTGATAGTTTCAAAGAAGCAACAGTTAAAGCAGAAGTTCTCAGTATCTTACTGTGGCTCTGATCGTTGGTTAATGGTGTAACGTGCAGTGAATTCTTTTTGCTTTGGAGATTTTGGTCAAAATTAACTCCCGTGACCTTGGAGATATTTTTGGGGTGAAACCCAGAGAAAAGTCGAACCCTTTCATCAGATTTAATGTGACTGCTCATCCTGATGGGTAACGTAATAATAGATTAAAGTAGATTACACTGACAAAATAAGCTTGTTCTTACCTTTATTGACTCTTAATCAAGTGAGGCAAAAAATAGATGCCGTttggatacattttttttttttttttttttttttttaaagcatgaaAATCTTTAATCTGATAATCTGTTTGACTCTCAGAATCAGGCCTAAAGCATTGGATGTGTTTTAGAAGTAACTATGACCATGCCTTGAAAATAAAGGCTTTCTATATCAATgttttgtcatttgttttttgtacaAAAAAGGGTTCCTTGAAGTTGCTGAATCCAAGAGGTGCTCCTCCACGAATAATTATGAGAATGTGGGATTTACTTGTATTGTAACTTTAAAAAACTAAGCCATGCCATTTCCGAGATCAATTGaaatattgaacaaactgtgttATCGAAGTTGTGATCTCGATGTACTTTTGTAACTCAGAGGGGCTATTTCTCTACACTTTATTCAGTATTTCTTTACCTAAAGCTGAAAACCGTAGACTCTAAAAACGACAGCCTATGTTAGTCTACAGACTGTATAAAAGAAAACCATTCCCACCACCCGTGACAGAGTTGCTTGGACTTATTCCCTCCAGCTCTGTCGGTCGTTTATTatgaagggggaaaaaatagcGGAAGTGCGATGACGTCATATCCTTTCCGCGAAGCTGAAAATTTGGCGCCCCGGACTTAAACTACCATGAAACTATGAAAGATTCGTGTGAGAAATTGTCATCCAGACGAGCCTCAGCTATGAAGTGCAGCTGTAGTTTTTAGCAGTAAGTCGCTGGTGGGTTTGTGAATGAGATGCAGAGAAGCTGTGGTCGTGTATCGCTGCTGTTTGCTGAGGTTTGCTAACACCTGGCAACGAAGTCGGCCCACTCGCTGAACAGATACCCCAGGCAGTCTGCTAGTTAAACGCACTTTCATTCACACACCGGGCTGCTGTACTAATAGAGTCGCCATGAACAGGACCAAAATGAAGAAAACTAAGGTGAGTTATTGTTGGGGTAAACGGGTACTAACGAAAACCCGTTGGtaaatgcgttttttttttttctgaaagcattttttaaatttgagtGTCAGATCCCACAAAACTGTTAAATATCCTTCAGTCAGTCCGCATAATTAATGGACAACAAGCAGCCGGTGACATATTGGTATGTTTGTGCTTTTGGTTGTTCCTGTCAGGTACCTGCAGGGTTACCTGGAGGGCAGCAGAACATCTCATCATTCTTCTCTTCTCAAAACCAAAAGGTAACGGTCTCTCTCCCCCCACCTCTGGTCTGTGTTTTCAGGAACCTGACTGGGTGGATGTCATAATCTCTAGAGTATTACTCATTGCCATTGTTTGCAAGTTTAATTTAGATTTAATTAAGAGTGTACACATGTTATGAAGGTCAAGTCTGAACCTCAGACTGCAAAAGGAAAATGTAATGCAATAATAAtacatcaaatgttgaaagtgtgtATTTCACTATTTCATGGAAAATACAAGATCTTCTTGAAAACCAACTTGTCtcagaaaagttgggacagggccaACAAAAGGTTAGAAAAGAAGGCTGTACTAAAAAGCAACAGCTACAGGggcatgttgcaactaattagattaattggcaacaggtcagtaacatcgCTGGATgtaccttagagaggcagagtcttaGAAATAAAGAtggttcagcaatctgcaaaaaaatgTGTCCACAAGTTGTGCaacatttcaaaataatgttCCTTAAATTAAAACCTGTTTAGAAATTTGAATTTGACATAATCTACTGCACATGATATCATCAGTGGAGCAAGATATGCTTCCTTCCAGAGCAGATATtattcagggaaggccttgcctttttttttgtttgttgttgcaaGACTGcatctagatagatagatagatagataaatactttattaatcccaatttggaaAATCTATTACAATAAGGCGGGTGAAGAGTCCGGGAGCTTGACTGGCCTGACTGCAGTCCAGATCTTTTCCCAGCTGAAAGCATTTAAGACGCCATAAAATGCAGAATCTTAAGAAAGAAtacccaggactgttgagcagccaAAATCCTTTATCAGAAAAGACATTTCTCTCCCAAATGTCCAGAAACTGTTTCTCATGAACtcgtaaaatgtctcactttcaacatttgatatatgTTCTGTGTTCTACTGTGAATAAAatacttctatttttttttaatgtttttatttacattttacgcagcgtctcccaacttttttggaatagttgtattaaaaaaaaaaaatgaatatcaGGAGAATGGATGAAACTCTTGACTGGATGCATTTTTGTTCAAGATaacaagttgtttttcttttcccccaTTATACTCATCTGATTGTGTTGCTTGTAGGCATTGTCCTCTTCCACAAAAGCATCCGTCACTGGCAGCGTACCCTGCAAGACCGGGCCTCTGATCAAAGATGATAAAAGCTCCCAACTCAAACTAAATTCCCCATCGAAGAGGAGCATCCTCGGTGACCTCGAAAACCTCCTTCCCCTCTCCCCAGATCTGATCCTCTCTGTGCCTGAAACCCCAAACAGTCAGATCAGGCTTACATGCTCCTCCGGAGACGAAGGTCTACCGTGCTCAGAGTCCGTCAGAAACAAAGCGGGCTCGGCAAAGCTTGGCGAACTGTCCCCCATCTGTCGCAGTCCCCGCTCTAAAGGTCAGAGAGTACAAAGAATAATGAACAAGGAGGCAAGAAGAACCAAGAGAGAGGATGGGTCTTCTGGCTCCTTGAAGAGACTCTTCAGTCCTCCTAAAGAATCCCACAATGCCAAGAGAGCAAGAACTGCCCATCCTTCACTACCAAGAGCTGCCGTCAGCTCCACAAGCAGCAGCGTGAAAGTGGGAGTGCCTCTGCCCGGCTCTGTGATGACGCCTCACCTCTCAAATGACCGGTCCACGGGTCCGTCTGAGAGCTCAGCGGATCATAGCCGAGATGTAGAAGCGGATTTCAGTGGCAGCAGAAGCACAGTGATATCACCCCAGTCTGTTTATGGCCACTCGACGGGGGGTCGTAGAGAACGTCCGGAGAAACGAGATGAGAAAGATTCTGGTTTTACTGCCATAACGGAGATGAAAGCAACTGAGGTGAAATCCAGCAGCCTGGATAAGAGAACGTACATCGTTACTGCTCAAATGCTGAAACCCAGTGCACAAACTGCCCCGCCTGCACTGGAGGGAGACGTTGAATTAAAAGAAATAGAAACTACAAGACCCCGAGTGAAAGATGAAGGCGGGGGCCTGAAAACCTCATCAGAACAGCAGCAAGCTGGAGGTACAGATGAATCCTGCCACTTCGTGTCTGTCTCATAGGATTATTGTAGTTGGTCCTCCCAAAAATGGATATATTTATTTACTAAAGTCAAATATTGATAagctaatttaaatttttaatatattttttaaagttcACAAGAGTTTAATTTCCTTTACTGCATTAAAATGTTTCAAAGCGTTTCTGTTTAAGTATCTCTTTGTGGTGGGAGTGAATGGGTAAAAATGATATCAGATTTGTAGTCCTGAGGGCAAGAAAAAGAcacacattattttttttttttaaatctctgttttgtttcaagTCTCTGCtaacttgtcttttttttcccttgtatAAATAACAACGCAATACAGGAAGAACGGAACAACCCATTGAAGATGGATTTGATGAGAGCTGGTTTACGGAGCCGATGGATCATTATGAAGGGAGAGAGGATAAATCTAAAAAAACTCGGTAAGAAACAGCCGATCCCACCAGCTTCAGGAAACGTCTCAGCAAAAAGTAGAAGCAACTGAAATAAAGACAAAGGGGCGGCAAACGGTTCAGAGCAGAAGTGTTTGACAGCTTGTTcaaatttaaataatttgtCTATGCTTTACTCTGTTGTGAAGCAAATCCTGTCTGTTCTTTCAGCAAGGTACCAAATCATGTGATCCTTTCCGGAGGCCCAAACAACCGCTACTGGGTTGTAGACATTGAGGAAAGACCTGGCTGCAAAACACTGACCATCGCATGCTCCAAGTCTCTGCACCCCACTGAGACATGCCTGCTGAAAGATGGATGGTAATGCTGCTTGAGCATGTACAATAAAATGCACTGAAGATGACATTTTTCTAAAGATTCCCAGATGGGCTCagaattatgattttttttttttgcatgtatcAGAACAAGTACTAAATGTTGCCCAACTTAAATCATTGCAGTTGTTTTAGAATATGTAATGTCACGATGTGGATTTATTTTCCTCCGTTCTCTCCTCGTTATTCTGGTATTATCCTTCTGTTGACAGTTTGTGATCATCAGGACTGTACAGATGTTTTAATGTATATTTGCTCCTCTTTGCACATGAGCATGAAATGATTTTTCCTTGTGTGTTTCCAGGGAGATGACGCCTGTGTGTCCCGGCGACGTGGTGCACCTGGAAGGTCGCTCTGTTGCTGGGACCTGGTTGGTGAACAGGGAGCAGGGCTTCCTGGTTTTGCTTCCTGATAGTCTCGTCTCAGGTACCAGCATCTCTAACTCCATCCGCTGCATGAGGCGCGCAGTACTGGGAGATATGTTCAAGGTAAAAGGATTGTCCAGGCACCAGACTTCCTGTTGTTGGTGATTACTGTGTGAACAGTTTGCCCTACTacagttaaaaaagaaagtatgCAGAGAGTCTCTCCTTACTGAGAAATAAGCAGCCACATATATTATGTGGTTttttttgcgtgtgtgtgtatatatttagTAAATATAGTTGTGGTCTGCATACAATCAGGTTCAAGTGATGTTCTTTCTTAGTTTGATGTTGGTGCAATAAGTTACTTGCTGGttggttttattttcatatcTCTTTGGTTTCTCTGatgttcgtgttttttttttttttttttttttttgccttcatGTAGAGTTTTGATGGAGTCTCCAAGCAGATGCTCAATGGCACTATGGTCCATGAAGTCTTCCAGAGAGCAGCGACGGCCAAAGATTTTTCTCTGGAGAAACTGTCCAAGCTGGCTGACGAGACACTATGCAGACCTCGTTACCTGGGAGACATGTAGGTCGTGCTGCAGACCATTTATAGAGCGCAATGACACAACTGGCAGTTGTTCAGTTGAATGTTTGAACTAAACAGTTGATGCTACTAGAATATGAACAGTTGTGGGAAATGTCCGCAGGACAACATGAATTCAACAACATCcgtcatctcaaagcacttaaaCCTATGAATGTGTTTGATGCAACTCTATTTAAATCCAATTATAATCCAAGTCATTGTAATCCAAATAGTGCAGCCCAATTAATTATAATCCAAGAGATCATAATTTAGGAATTTGCTATGACTTTGCCCTTTCATGTGTTTgctctttgtttgtttctttttgtcattATTGATCCGCGTGTTCACAGGTACACTCTGGGTGTAAGTCAGGAGGAGATGAAGCAGGAACTGATCGATTACCTCCCGTCATTGGAACACTGGGCAAAAGAATACCTCATCTCTTCATCGCCAAAAGCCATCAGCCTTAAAATGTACATACAATTGCTTCGTGAATGTAACTAATGTTCAGTTTAAAATGAATCGCCTCTTAAAAGGTTTTTATCTGAAACTTTTAAATGGCTGATAATTTCTCCGTCCCTGTTCCTTTGGCTCCAGTCCCAGCgacagcagagctctgagcaGGTGCCCGGACTCGCCTGCTGTTGTCACGGTCACCGAGTTGGCTGATATAGAGGAGAATGTCTGGTCCCCCAGATTTGGCCTCAAAGGGAAAATCGATGTGACGGCACGGGTTCGAATCCAAAGACCACGAAGCGGCAGTCTCAGAAGCTCGGAAGAAAAGACGCTCCCCTTAGAGCTAAAAACTGGAAAAGAGACGAACTCGATAGAACATCGCAGTCAGGTCGGTGGTCTGTACGTGGACGGGTGGAGTCGGGTGaaaggggcttttttttttttttttttttttttttgttttgtttttttaattaggttaaggtgttttcctgtttgtagGTGATCTTGTATACCCTGATGAGCTTGGAAAGATATAATCCTGAAGCCGGCCTTCTTCTTTACCTCAAGACTGGCAACATGCACCCCGTGGCAGCCGGCCACATGGACCGCAGAGGTACGGTGCGCCCACACATGTGCTGACCCACTTTCACAGCAGCTGTCGTGAACATTCACGTATAGTTTTTaaggaaattttttttttcgcaCATTAACACTGGAGCATGTCTCGAGAATCGGAACAACACAAAGAAGATGGCATATGGGCCTCTGTGTGTTTCTTTAGTTTTAACAATAAGGTTGAAAACTAAGCAGACTTTACTTTACATGTATGAAGATAAAGAATCTTGCTGAAATAAGTCCCTTTTTCAAGCTAATTGTCTGTCTGACTGCAAAACGTTGGTGCGGTCACAGTAAAATAAGCTGACAGGTTTTCACAGCTGCCACTCCTCATCTCCTTCATTGCTtgaattgtgtgttttgttttttttcagagcTGCTGAAGCTGAGGAACACTTTGGTCCATCACATTCAGAACTGTGTGGAGAGGGAGGCCAATCAGAGCCGCCTCTCGAGGCTGCCTGACATCCTGACAAACAGACAGCCCTGCCAGTATTGTCCGCAAAGGTTGAACTGTGCTTTGTATGAGAGGTAAACACTGTTAAAATGATTTAGTAAAGTCTAAGGAAAATTCAGAGTGTCTGAGACGATGAGCTAAATTTACTAACCAACAGATTCTTCTCTGCTTGTCATTCGTCTCCTTTCCGTCTCATATTGGTACCTTCCTATTCGGTTCAGAGTGGTGGATACCAGCTCTGCAGATGTCAATGAGGACGTTGTACGTGAATTTTTGCAACAAGAGACCGGTCACCTGACTCTGCCGCATCTGAACTATTTCTCCCAttggctgctgctctgctgcctgGAAGCGACTACCATGGAAACGAAGAACGGTCGAAAGCGTGTGTGGCTTCAGTCTGTTGAGGAAAGGTACGAAGCTGGACTCGCTTATGTAAAGCCTTTTTCTGCACGTTTGTAGTTTCTATTGTTAGAAAGTAGAAAtatttaactaaaaaaaaacgcaATAACTTGATACTAGTATTTACTGTTTAAAATACTGTTTCATCCGTTATCTTTTAAGTGAGAAAAACGGAAGCTGTGCGGGGAACCTGCAGCTCAGCGGCCCTGTGACTGTGAAGTCGGAGGGTGTCTTCCTGCATCGTTTCCAGCGCCGTAGTACCACCTCCCAGCAGGGTTTGACCAACAGCGGTCTGGCCAGCGGCGATCGCGTTGTTGTTAGTGATCAGGAAGGTCGCCTCGTTGGCTTGGCAACGGGGTACCTGTGTGAGGTCAGCAGAACATCAGTCAGCTGCACTCtggacaggtgagaacagatTCGCATACTCCTGCAGTTTTGCGTCTTTCAGCAAAATGACATTAAagctttgtttgtgtttacaggGACCTGTTTAAGTTCAGTGACGTGTTGTTTCGGCTGGATGGTGATGAAGGTGTGGTGGGCTTAAGCACTCACCTCACCAATCTCTCCCGACTGATGGGAAACTGTCAGGACAGGTGGGAACAGTGAAAATGATTCTGTGAAATTAGCACAAAATAGCAGGAGGGTGGTTGTAAAACAGGCTCATGTGAAATACATTGAATACATACGTTGGTTTCCCACATTTCTGATTTGGGACCTGACTGAATATTTAAATGTTTCTAACTTAAATGTGACTTTGTGCAGTGAGCGTCTGAGAAGGCTGATTGTTGACCTCCAACCCCCAGAGTTCATCTCCAACCTCAGTTTTGTTCTGCCCAAAGAAGCCAAGGAAACTGTGGCTAACATCCTAAAAGGTGCTTCGGCTCTGCTTTTCCACCCTCTTCATgtcatttattttgtgtttgaagCTCAGTTTTGTTCCGCAGTCCATGACCAAAAGTGAAAGGGTACCATGATGCACATCTTTGAAGTCCTTGAGTTCACCAAATCCATGATCCGCATGGTTCAGGTCCTTGTTTTACATGGTCACTCTGTTCTATTCTGTAATTCGTGGTCAACGTGCCTGGTTGAGACGGTGTgcagtaaatgtgtgtgtgtgtgtggatctgAGAAGACCGGAtggatgttgtgtgtgtgtgtgtgtgtgtgtgtgtgtgtgtgtgtgtgtgtgtgtgtgtgtgtgtgtgtgtgtgtgtgcgcacatcTGTACAGCTGCAGCTACACTACCAAATGCAATGGCTACAAGGTTGTAACAGATGTGCTGCATGAGTGATTGCACCTGCTGAGAAGGTGAAGGGTCAGCGAGCATGTATCATATCAAATTAGCAATTTTCCAACATGAATAGCTTTAGCAATGATCACTCAGTTAGTACTGTCATACTAGATGCATCAAAACAGCTGATTTTACATGAGTAGCATTTGTGACGGTCACTATGACAACAACTGGACTTTTAAGATGGGAGAGGAAACGCTGAaaatttgtgtgttttgttaagACAAgaaaacttgttttgaatgaaattGTTTGGAGGCCGTGTTTTTAAGTCCAGAATTTCTCAGTTCTACATGTGCTGAGATCCCACTCTGAAGACGGTACATATATgggtctttttctttctttttctgttgggACCATGACGACCTTATGTACACGCCTGGAAAGTTTGTGCACGTAGTAAAGCTTAAACTTCAGTTTTTAGTAAATTCCCTCTTTGTTCCAttggtgtgtgtctgtatgtccGTGTAGGTCTAAACAAACCCCAGAAACAGGCCATGAAGAAGGTGTTGTTATCGAAAGACTACACACTGATTGTTGGCATGCCCGGCACAGGGAAAACAACAACCATCTGCACCCTGGTAACCCTCAAATAATGGCTcgaccattaaaaaaaaaaaaaatttaactccGTCCTTTGTCTGTAAGACCAGAACTCTGACCCTCACTTTCTCTGTTTTGTCTTGCAACTCTCCGCTATTCTCGCTTTTCTTCTCAGGTTCGTATCCTGCACGCTTGTGGATTTAGTGTTTTACTGACCAGCTACACCCACTCTGCTGTTGACAACATCCTGCTGAAGCTAAAACGCTTCCGCGTTGGCTTTCTGCGTCTCGGGCAGGGACAGAAGGTATACCATAGCTGACTGCTCTTATTTAACAGTTGAAGTAACCTAAAGTACACGTGTTCAATTCCACACTTATTTCCCAGCAACACCCTTTGTGCTTTATTTgctcattaagaaaaaaataaaatctaaaattTCCTATTAAATCATCACTATATAAAAGCTGTATAGTAATGAAATAATTGTGgtaatatttttcaaaatagtATTTAATAGAACAATAGTCAGTAtctctgattttatttatttttttactgccCTCACCAGGTTCATCCAGACATTCTGCCGTACACAGAGGAAAGTGTGAGAAAGAAGGGGGTTCACACACTGCCAGACCTGGAACAGCTCTATAACAAAGAGGTGAGGACCTGGCTTGTGAAATATTATCACAGTAACGTTAAATACGCTACAATCAGCACTgcttctttttgtatttttattttaaattcataaaataaataaacgcaTCACGTGTCATCCTAGCTGGTAGTGGCAACCACCTGTATGGGCATCAAGCATCCGGTCTTCACACGCCGCCAGTTTGACTTCTGCATCGTGGACGAGGCATCGCAGATCAGTCAGCCGATCTGTCTGGGACCACTTTTCTACGCCAAGAGATTTGTGCTGGTTGGAGATCATCAACAGCTGCCACCAATAGTACAAAACCAGGAAGCAAGGTCAAGAATATCTTGATGGTGGTTTTTAAAGGgagcgagggggggggggcttaccTTAAAAGTTGCTTTGAAGAGTCAGGATTTGGAGGATTTCAGGGATTCAGTCTGAAAAtcgtttccttttgtttgtttgttttttttttttttttccctttaggtCTCTTGGGATGGATGAAAGTCTATTTAAGCGACTGGAGCTCCACACTGAGGCAGTGGTGCAACTCAACGTGCAGTATCGAATGAACAGGTAGACATGCATGcattcattttttaacaaaaaaaacaatgtaagGGGCTTTGATCTTTATCATGCAACATGAAACAACTTAATTCTGTAATGTTATGACTACTAAACAGCTCATGAGGAGCAAATAAAAGTATCGCAGCTCCATGATTCATTATGTTTGATGTATCCTTTCACTTTTAGGCAGATCATGTCTTTGAGTAACTCTCTGATGTATGAAGGCCGGTTGGAGTGTGGATCAGAGAAGACAGCCACAGCTCTGCTC
This Odontesthes bonariensis isolate fOdoBon6 chromosome 1, fOdoBon6.hap1, whole genome shotgun sequence DNA region includes the following protein-coding sequences:
- the LOC142385153 gene encoding uncharacterized protein LOC142385153 — encoded protein: MQTGGSVLPAEMFKAEKLKALVNDRLKAAAEDIFILFEKTIKDYEAEVFHSRQETEQQQRRLAGLKAPLQLSGQEGDVRCKQDDCEGKTNLCEDDHDTRPIKQEQEIELWAAPASEKDEEADTKDSIFNIIYVQRIDEDERHSPHQSQIVENKEGYALPGSSSHPVKEGFGALKPARNCQMGEISDVKRTNKGGLHSGIHSSKTQTAGGKVNCLYTCDICDKSFRIKSILTRHMKTHTGDRPHRCSVCGKSFIQRSYLQTHMSSHSGQKPYTCSFCGRGFTQVGNMNAHMRIHTGEKPHSCADCGKSFREKADLVKHTVIHTGEKPYSCTACDMKFSAQSNLTRHTKTHSGERPFSCTVCGNRFIRRSHLIVHTKTHTGERMHPRQSGSERTLDER
- the dna2 gene encoding DNA replication ATP-dependent helicase/nuclease DNA2, whose protein sequence is MNRTKMKKTKVPAGLPGGQQNISSFFSSQNQKALSSSTKASVTGSVPCKTGPLIKDDKSSQLKLNSPSKRSILGDLENLLPLSPDLILSVPETPNSQIRLTCSSGDEGLPCSESVRNKAGSAKLGELSPICRSPRSKGQRVQRIMNKEARRTKREDGSSGSLKRLFSPPKESHNAKRARTAHPSLPRAAVSSTSSSVKVGVPLPGSVMTPHLSNDRSTGPSESSADHSRDVEADFSGSRSTVISPQSVYGHSTGGRRERPEKRDEKDSGFTAITEMKATEVKSSSLDKRTYIVTAQMLKPSAQTAPPALEGDVELKEIETTRPRVKDEGGGLKTSSEQQQAGGRTEQPIEDGFDESWFTEPMDHYEGREDKSKKTRKVPNHVILSGGPNNRYWVVDIEERPGCKTLTIACSKSLHPTETCLLKDGWEMTPVCPGDVVHLEGRSVAGTWLVNREQGFLVLLPDSLVSGTSISNSIRCMRRAVLGDMFKSFDGVSKQMLNGTMVHEVFQRAATAKDFSLEKLSKLADETLCRPRYLGDMYTLGVSQEEMKQELIDYLPSLEHWAKEYLISSSPKAISLKIPSDSRALSRCPDSPAVVTVTELADIEENVWSPRFGLKGKIDVTARVRIQRPRSGSLRSSEEKTLPLELKTGKETNSIEHRSQVILYTLMSLERYNPEAGLLLYLKTGNMHPVAAGHMDRRELLKLRNTLVHHIQNCVEREANQSRLSRLPDILTNRQPCQYCPQRLNCALYERVVDTSSADVNEDVVREFLQQETGHLTLPHLNYFSHWLLLCCLEATTMETKNGRKRVWLQSVEESEKNGSCAGNLQLSGPVTVKSEGVFLHRFQRRSTTSQQGLTNSGLASGDRVVVSDQEGRLVGLATGYLCEVSRTSVSCTLDRDLFKFSDVLFRLDGDEGVVGLSTHLTNLSRLMGNCQDSERLRRLIVDLQPPEFISNLSFVLPKEAKETVANILKGLNKPQKQAMKKVLLSKDYTLIVGMPGTGKTTTICTLVRILHACGFSVLLTSYTHSAVDNILLKLKRFRVGFLRLGQGQKVHPDILPYTEESVRKKGVHTLPDLEQLYNKELVVATTCMGIKHPVFTRRQFDFCIVDEASQISQPICLGPLFYAKRFVLVGDHQQLPPIVQNQEARSLGMDESLFKRLELHTEAVVQLNVQYRMNRQIMSLSNSLMYEGRLECGSEKTATALLTLPLLPSVQSELSSYSRTHPQLSLSWVEATLLPSSPVCFLDCSMVPALESVEQGGVSNYNEAALIHVLLSLLIKAGCKTSEVGVIAPYRQQLKTISALLQSPAFAGVEVNTVDKYQGRDKSVIILSFVRSAAEEGNLGELLKDWRRLNVAITRAKHKLLMVGSVTTLRRYSPVEKLLHHLQQENMIIQLPPAAHKALPSMHL